A window of Companilactobacillus allii genomic DNA:
TTTGACGCTGTTATTGGTCACGATATTTCAGCCGCAAATTACCCAGATTCCAGAAGTCGTGACACACTTTACACAATCTGTACTCGTGCCATGCACAATCTGACTTTGTGTGTTGAAAAAGTTCCTTCTCCTCTTTTAGAACATACAAAAATAACTAATTAAGAAACCTCTTGGGCAATCAAATACCCTTCATACAACAGTAAAGTCGCTAATGACACACAAGTTATCAATCCGAATATCATCTGCAGGTGACTTCGGTATTTGTATCCTAGAAAAATCAAAATTGCTCCTATAATAAAAGTTAATGTCAATGGCATCACTATATTTTTGACAAATAGTGCATCTAACATGACTAGAAACAAAAAAACTAGCATGGACCGATTCCTTGCTAACTTTACAATCAAAACTATTTCGAATATTTGGAAGATGAATATAGCTATTGAAGCATTTGATAATCCCATAATTATTGCCGCCTTTTACAGAAATATTAATCCGTCTATGTAAATTTTTGATTAATTTAATGTAAAAAAGTAGTAAATAATAATAGAATTATTATTATTTTCTCAGTGTAGCTATTACCGTATAAAAAATACAAATAATATAAAAGGTGGGTATCATTCACTAACGTGAATGGCACCCACCTTTTATATTTCTGTATTTGTATTGATCTATTTAAATCAATATTGTACCAACAATGGCACTTATCAAACCTACCAACATGGCCATCTTTTCATCTTGAGTATAAAGATAAGTTAGTGCATAACACCAACCCAAAGCCATCATCATGAAGAACTGTAATAATGAACCTGGCAAACTAATTAATCCACCAATAACACCACTTAGGACAATTCCAATGACTGCATTTCCAGCTGTACTTTTTCTAAAGAAGTAATTGAAGAAGAATCCTGTTTGAACTAGCTGTTGTTGTATAGCAATAATGAATATATTAGCAATCATATTAAAGATGAATACTTTCTGATCTGAACTAGCTACATCGTCATTTTGAAATGATGGTAACTTCCCAGTTACCTGTAAATAACTGACCATAAGTCTCAAAGCACAAACCAAAATAATCATCAGTGTAACCAGGCCAATATTAGAAATCAAAGAACTCATAAAACCCGTTGGGTTATCTGAAAAAGAACGCCTTTCACGTAAATAACGTCTAGTCATCAAGAATGTAAACACAATTCCAACTGCAAAGAAAATAATCATCAAAATTATATTTAAACCTTTATCTGTTGCAGTAATATTTTTTAAACTTAGTGTGATCACGGAAAAAATGATCCAAATTAAGTATCTGACCAAGTCTATTCTAGGAGATTCTCCTACTCGCATATTTAATATCTTCCAATCAATAATTTTACTTTGTTATTATATCATATACGAATACTTCATTTTTTCTTCCATTTAACTTATTATTAAATAAGTATTCGGAGGGAATTTTATGAAAAAAAATAATCGCATCTTTTTTCTAGACTTTATTCGTGTTATTGCAATATTTCTAGTTATCTTCATCCATGTATCAGCTATTGACACTACTTTAAATATTGGATCTGGTCAATGGCAAATCACCAAAATACTGAATTACTTTGCACACATCAGTGTTCCTATGTTCTTCATGATATCTGGGGCATTGCTATTAAACAGTAAAAAGACCAAATCAATTAGTTACACTTGGAAACAAAGAATTCCACGTGTTGTGATTCCATTTATACTTTGGTCAATAATATCACCCATTGTCGTTGGAATCTATGCTCATTCATTGTCCGCAACAAATGTCTTATCTTCAATTAAGTTAATGCTCTATCAACCAACATCCCCAACACTCTGGTTCATGTATCCACTTATTGGAGTTTATATTCTATCACCAATTATTAGAGAATTCGTTGAAAATGCCAGCAAGAAGATGCTTTTATATACAATGTTGATCTGGTTAATAACCAATTCATTGCTGCCATCAATCGCTGTTATGTTCCCTAAGTCAAATGCTTTTACCATTTATCCAGTTGCCAATTTCTTTTTAGTTGGTGGATTTGTTGGATACTTCATCCTCGGTTACTTAATGACCCAGATCAATGTTAATAAATACAGTAATATCAGCCTTATAATCGCGATGTTAATCTTTGGATTATCAGGTAATTTTATTTCTGAACTAGTGCCAAAGATATTTGATGCCTTTAATGGTTATTATGTAACATCAATATTCATCCCGCTTATGTCAATTCCAGCGTATATCCTATTGCAAAAGTGGGGACAAAATATCAAGTCTGAAAAAGTTATCAGCGTCTTTGAATTTCTAGCCCCATTAGTCTTTGGGATTTATTTGATTCATAATCTGTTGATTTTATACTTAGAACCTTGGTTCATGTCAATTCTGCCATTTGGAGGGATTCTTTCAACATTTATTCGCTACATTGCTGTAGCATCACTCTCCACACTGATAATTTGGATTATCAGCTTGATCCCAGGATTGAATTATTTATTAACCGGAACACACAAAAAAAGATTGTGACATAACTCTTTTTCTACTCAAGCTTGCAGTGAAAACGTGTGCCAAAACACAATTTTCTCCGTCTAATAAAAAGAAGCCGACATTTACTTACGTAAATATCGGTTTTTTTTGCATTATACTCGAAAAATGAACGTGTTCCGTCACACTCTACGTTTCTTCTTATATCCGAATAGACCTAAAAATGACATCAAGGCTAATCCTAGAATGCTTAATAATCCACCATTTGACTCGTTTGTCTGTGGAAATGTTTCTTTTCCATCCACACTACTTGCAGAATCATTTGTTGTATTAATTGTTGTGGAGTCATTATTTACTTTTTCATCAGCTTTGTTCTCTTCTGATACATCAAGCAAATCATCGCTAGAATCTTCTTTTGATGTGTCATCAATCTGTTCGTCATCTGTATTATCAGATTCATCTGGTAATTCACCGGGTATTGTCACAGGTTTTTCAGGGTCTACATCGTTGTCTTCTTCCGTATTGTCTGATCCATCTGGCAATTCACCCGGTATTGTTACTGGCTTTTCAGGGTCTACATTGTTGTCCTCTTCACCTGAATCACCAGGTTCATCTGTATCTCCGGGTTCGTCGGTGTCACCAGGTTCATCCGTGTCACCAGGTTCGTCTGTGTCGCCTGGTTCATCCGTGTCACCAGGCTCATCTGTATCTCCGGGTTCATCTGTGTCGCCAGGATCTGGAATCTCTTCTTCCCAATCATCCTCATCCCCGGGATCTTCTTCGTCAGTTGACCCTGGAATTTCAGCTGGTGCGGGAAGTGGTTGAATTCCATCAAAGGCAGTCTCTTCTTCAGTGTTATCTTGTAGATCCCATCTGTGAGTTTCACCCTTTATATTTACTTTGTCGGCAACAATATTACCGTCCAAGTTATGATTGACAGTTATCTCAGCCTTGGGAGCAAGAACGCTACCTTGGAAAGTATTGTTAAAGTTTATGTTTCCTGTGTATAAATTATCGGATGCATCACTATTATAGAAGTTCCACAACAGATGATTGTCACCAAAATATTCAGTTTCTTTATTATTTCTCTCTGAGCCATCGCTATATATAATCTTTAGTTGAGAACCAACTTCGTATGGATCGACACCGTGCGTATCGACGTTAATTATGACAGTATCACCTGTTTCAACATCAGAAAGTCCTCTGATTGTCAATGGTGTACCTTGTTGTAACACTTCTGGTGATAAGTAAATTACAATTTGATTATTATCATTGGCTACCATATTTTCCAAATCTATGACACGATTATTCCGATCAGGAAATTGGTCATTAGTAATCAATGCTACATTATCGGAATCAACTATTTTACTTGGATCTAGTGTAGTAAGATTTGTGGATTTTTGGTATAAGTCATTGAATATTGAAGCAAAGTCGATATACTTTTCAGCTTTGTCTTGATACGTTTCATCAGCAGTTAAATGATCAATGTATACTTCTTTTCCATCTGGCAAAGAAAGTAGCGGTCTATTTGGATTGGATACATCAACTTCCATACCATTACCAAAAACGACTTTATTAGTACGAGTACTACCACCTGACACAAATGAACTACCGGCAATATTCTCAATAGCCTGAATATATGAAACATCGTAGTCGACTAATTCTTCCTTAATATTGGTTCCAAAATTTACCTGACCATCCAGTAATCCAGTGGCCACATTACCATTGGTATGTGTATTTAAATGAGCTTCATTCGCAAAAATATGAAAATATGCGGCATATCCTAACTCATTTAATTCTGGGTGCAAATTGAATCCAGTATTATTACTTTCACTATACTTCTTAATATCATTCGCAAAAGTACCACCATCTTTTACAACTGATTCAGCTTGTTGACTGGCAGTCGTATTAGCTACTGGCTGGTTTGCAACAGTTGAATTCTTTGTTACTGGAGTTTGTGATACTTGTTGTTGATTTGTACTTTGGTTTTGATTATCTTGTTGTTCCTGATCTAAAACTTGATTAGAATCCTGATTGGAAGCTTGACTTTGATTTTCATCAACAACACTTTGATCAGTTGATTGATCTGAATCAGAGTTGGAATCTGAATTAGAATTTGTATCTGAACTTGTATCTGTAGTCACACCACTTTGTTCAACTTGACTATCTGGCGTAGATGGGTCTGTTAGTGTATCACTAGCAAAGGCATTATTTGAAATAATCATGAATGAAAGAACGGCAGCACTCGTCGCTACACACGACAAAGCCCATTTTTTTCCTTTTAAATTATTCATGTAAATTCCCCTCGAATCTATACATTTGCATACTTTTATAAATATATTGCTTATAAAATTATTATCACGCTCATATTTTTATATGTCAATTTCATATCAATTAATTTTTTCAAGTTGTGCTTGTGTATAGACGTATGGAAAATGTGCCATATTGGGAACATCTTCCCATTTCACAGGGTATCCTGCACCGTGAGCACAAAATACTGATCCCGGGGTATTATCCAAATCTGATACTGGATCATAATCAAACTTTTCAACGACCTCATCTGTATTGTGACAAGGATTATAACCATCAACCATATATTCGATCTCACCTTGTCCATGAGTATAAGCCTGTACTTCTTGAGCATAATCTTGCATCTCAGATACTGGAGCGATTCCAGTTAGCACAGTATTTCCAGCAATATTACCAGATTTAGGCGTGTCAAAACTACCACTCATCTTTTGAATATCATTCATGGCACGACCAACTTGAGTCGCATTAACTTCCAAACGGAATCGATACCAAGGTTCAAGTAATTGACATGAACCACTTCTCTTTAACTCCATCAATCCTTGCCTTACCGCTCTCCAAGTTGCTTCACGAAAGTCTCCACCTACTGAATGAACGTTGCTAAACCTTCCGCCAACTAATGTGATATCCATATTGGTTAATGGTGAGCCAGTTAAGACGCCCAGTTGTTCTTTGGCATTCAAATTAGTGAGCACTTGATGTTGCCAATTCTTACTCAAAACTTCCAAGTCACAATCACTATTAAAGATTAAGCCTTTGCCGTCATTTGGTTTCAGCAACAAATGAACCTCAGCGTAGTGTCTTAATGGTTCAAAATGTCCCACACCTTCAACAGCTTTAGTAACAGTTTCCTTATACAAGATACTGCTTGCGCCAAATCTAATATCCAAATTGAATCTATCTAACATTTCCTGTTGCAAAATCTCCAATTGAACTTTACCCATAATCTGGACATGGATTTCTTGTAAGTGGCTTGACCAAGTAACATGAAGCTGTTGATTTTCATCTTCTAATTGACGAAGTGATTTCAAACATTCGTGCACATCATTACCATTTACATCCAATGAATAATTCAGTACCGGCTGGATCTCAGGTGCTCCACTATCTTTTTCGACCCCAATACCTTGACCCGGAAAAGTATCAACCAATCCCGGTATTGTGCAGATTCCCCCAGAGACAATTTCTTGACTAGTTGTAAATTTACTACCATTATAAATTCTCAATTGATTGGCTTTTTGTTCATCCACAATAATCGACTTATTAATTAATACCCCACCAGTCACTCTTAACCAAGTGAGTCTCTCACCTTTATCATCATGTGAAACTTTAAAGACTTTTGCACCAAAGTCTTGTTGATAACTGGATTCAATCGTCCACTTATCTATTCCCTGTAAAAAGTTATCCACACCATCTTGTTTTAAGGCTGCTCCAAAATAACATGGGAAAATTTTCCTCTGCTTAATCATTTCACGAATGACATCTTCAGAGACTTCCCCAGAATCCAAGAAATCCTCTAGAACATCATCATCTTGCATGGCTATTTCTTCGTATGATTCTTCAGACAAATCCTCATCAAAATCAATACAACCATGGAACGTTTCTTGCAAACTTTTCAACACCTCAGATTTATTAACACCATTGGCATCCATTTTGTTAACAAAAATAAACACAGGAATATTTCTGTGTTTCAATAAACGCCAAAGAGTTCTCGTGTACCCTTGAATTCCATCCGTGGCAGAAATAACTAGAATTGCATAATCTAACACGTCTAATACCTGTTCAGTCTGTGCCGCGAAATCCACATGTCCCGGCGTATCTAGGAGTGTTAATTGTGTATCACCAAATTTCAAACTGGCTTGATGTGAGAATATAGTAATACCACGTTTCTTCTCCAATTTATCAGAATCAAGAAAAGTGTCACCATTATCAACTCGTCCGATTTTTCGTAATTGTCCTGACTTGAATAATAATGATTCTGAAAGAGTTGTTTTACCGGCATCAACGTGGGCAACGATTCCTGTTACTATGTGTTTCATATTTTTCTCCTCTTTGAATTCAGTGAACTTCTATTAATTATTATATATTTTGGTTGAGCACATGTTAATCTATAAATAAAGATAGTATGACCGATATAGGACATAGATTAATGAATAAATATGAAAATTAGTGATAAAAATGTCCAAATACTGATGACAATAAAAGCTGATATCATGAAAGGCGGATTTAATTAAAGTGGACCTGGATATTCCCAAACGCATAGTTTTAAAAACAAGAAAATAAATTCTTGTTTATTTAAAAAAGTGGAGAAAATTACTATGTCTAATCACGATAAATCTCTTATAGAAAAAATAATATAAGACTGGATTGTTCAAATGATAGATTTAAAGAAGTATCTAATTCTGGTAATAAAAAATTTGAAAAATTACCAAATTGGCTAGACAACGTATCATATAGATATAAGGAAGAATGCGATAATCATTTTCCTAATGGATATTATCATTATAAACGAGGAACTATAATTAGAGCCGACTTCGGTGTTAATATGGGAAGTGAATTCTCTTTCTTACATTTTGCAATTGTTTTAGATAAAAAGGATAATTCTAAAAAGCGTACATTAACGGTAATACCTCTCACTTCTAAACAAAAAAGTGGAAGATTCCCATTGGGAAAGGAAATATTCAATCAAACTATAACAATTATTAATAGCAGAATAGAAGAAAATGAAGATAAGCATAGAAGGATACAGCAAAATATTAACAAAATAACTAATGAAATAGCAGATCTTGTTAATGATTTCTTAGATGCAATAATTGAAAATAATTGTGATTATAAAGAAGAATTGAAACAGTTTAAAATATCAGACGATGAAGAAGACAGATTTGAAACAAATAATTTACTAAAAGAATTAACTAAATATGTGGAAAAAAATAATCACCTTGAATACTCAGATGAATTGCTTCCAAAATTTAATGAACAATTAGAATTAATGGCTAATGAATCCAAAAATTTATCAAAAGACGCCTCACAACTGAATAAAGAAACATTGGATCTTCAAAAAGTAATTGATATTTATCAAGGTTATAATAAGAATTCATACGTTAGACTAACTGATGTAACAACCATTAGTAAGTTTAGAATTAAAAGATTAAATCGATTTGATTCCTCGGGAAAAATCCAACTAAGTAGTGAACAAATGAAAGTAATCAGTGATGAATTGATGAAATTATATATTTCTTAATGAAATCATTGACGAAAAGTAATGATGATGTAATAATATAGTCACTGGGAGCTTGGCTCCACTTATTATATTTTTACGCGGACATATGTCCCTAAAAATCGCCTTTCTCTTTATAGATTGGCGATTTTTTTATGTAAAATATTAAGTAATTTTTAGTTTTAAAAAAGGCCTATAAACGCTGATAATTAAACGTTTATAGGCCCTTTACTTTTCTTAATGAAACTCTATGAAACACTTCGAAAGCCGTCTATCGGAATTGAACCGACGACCCCCACCTTACCATGGTGATGCTCTACCTATCTGAGCTAAGACGGCACTTTCATCTACTATCTTACCAAATAGACTATGTAGATGAAATAACTTATATCAAAATGCTTCAATTATTTCCACAATTCCAGTTGTGATGAAAAAGAAGGCCAAAAAGAAAATAATGACTCCTCCAGCTAGAATTGGATTGAACAATAATATGAGTGCAAAAATCAAATTTAAAATTGCTAAAATAACAATTGCGATATAGTACTTCTTACCAAAGAAATGGTACAACCTTGATGTTGTTAATTGGAAAATTGCATCGATCAAGAACCATATGGCAAACATATAAATAAATACCATAACTCCAAAATTCAAATGTGCGATAAATAACACACCAATAAGAATATCAACAATTGAAGAAAAAACTGTCCAACCACTTCTGACACCTAAAAATCTAGTCATCTGTGATCCAAACCACAATTGATATATTCCACGTAAAATAACATAAACACCAAAAATTGCAGCAATAGTCGAGAGACTTCCTAGTGGGTACCACAAAACTAAGTAACCAGCATATAGTGAAATCAGACCAATAATAAACCCAAACCAATCGAAACGTCGCTTGGTATAATTCATAAGCATATCCCCTTTTTCTGAAAATTCAATATAATATTTACATTTATATTTTAGCATTATCACTCCACAAATTTTAATTAAAAGCGTTATAATGTATATAACTAATTAAATTTTTAGTCTAAACGAAAGGTCATAAAATTGTCACCTAACAAAGAAAATTATCTTAAGACTATATACGAGCTGAATTACGATTTTACTAAGATCACTAACAAGCGTATTGCCGAGATCATGGACGTCAGTGCACCTTCAGTAACTGAAATGCTCAATTCATTATCCGCTGATGGTTATTTAACACATTCGCCCTACAATAAAATAACCCTAACTCCAAAGGGGAATAAAATATCAGAAAAGTTAGTTAAGACTCACCGTTTATGGGAAGTATTTTTGAATAGATGTCTTGATTACCCCGTAGATAACGTCCATCATCACGCCGATGACTTGGAACATTCGTCTGATAAAGACTTGATGGATCATCTGAATGAATTCTTAGATTTTCCTCAACGTTGTCCACATGGTGGTATCATCCCTGGTAATGGCAAAGGCGAAACTGATGCTGATGACAAGTTACTAAGTATGATTCCTGATGGACAAACGGTTCAAATCGTCCGTGTTTCTGATAACTACGACTTTCTACAGTACTTCTCAAGTTTAAATATGCGAATTGACGATACTATCAAGATTATTAAAAAAGAAAAATTCGATAATTCATT
This region includes:
- a CDS encoding collagen-binding domain-containing protein gives rise to the protein MNNLKGKKWALSCVATSAAVLSFMIISNNAFASDTLTDPSTPDSQVEQSGVTTDTSSDTNSNSDSNSDSDQSTDQSVVDENQSQASNQDSNQVLDQEQQDNQNQSTNQQQVSQTPVTKNSTVANQPVANTTASQQAESVVKDGGTFANDIKKYSESNNTGFNLHPELNELGYAAYFHIFANEAHLNTHTNGNVATGLLDGQVNFGTNIKEELVDYDVSYIQAIENIAGSSFVSGGSTRTNKVVFGNGMEVDVSNPNRPLLSLPDGKEVYIDHLTADETYQDKAEKYIDFASIFNDLYQKSTNLTTLDPSKIVDSDNVALITNDQFPDRNNRVIDLENMVANDNNQIVIYLSPEVLQQGTPLTIRGLSDVETGDTVIINVDTHGVDPYEVGSQLKIIYSDGSERNNKETEYFGDNHLLWNFYNSDASDNLYTGNINFNNTFQGSVLAPKAEITVNHNLDGNIVADKVNIKGETHRWDLQDNTEEETAFDGIQPLPAPAEIPGSTDEEDPGDEDDWEEEIPDPGDTDEPGDTDEPGDTDEPGDTDEPGDTDEPGDTDEPGDTDEPGDSGEEDNNVDPEKPVTIPGELPDGSDNTEEDNDVDPEKPVTIPGELPDESDNTDDEQIDDTSKEDSSDDLLDVSEENKADEKVNNDSTTINTTNDSASSVDGKETFPQTNESNGGLLSILGLALMSFLGLFGYKKKRRV
- a CDS encoding metal-dependent transcriptional regulator codes for the protein MSPNKENYLKTIYELNYDFTKITNKRIAEIMDVSAPSVTEMLNSLSADGYLTHSPYNKITLTPKGNKISEKLVKTHRLWEVFLNRCLDYPVDNVHHHADDLEHSSDKDLMDHLNEFLDFPQRCPHGGIIPGNGKGETDADDKLLSMIPDGQTVQIVRVSDNYDFLQYFSSLNMRIDDTIKIIKKEKFDNSLVLKKEDGSSVTIGAKAIDYIFVEDRPDMETK
- a CDS encoding type II CAAX prenyl endopeptidase Rce1 family protein; protein product: MRVGESPRIDLVRYLIWIIFSVITLSLKNITATDKGLNIILMIIFFAVGIVFTFLMTRRYLRERRSFSDNPTGFMSSLISNIGLVTLMIILVCALRLMVSYLQVTGKLPSFQNDDVASSDQKVFIFNMIANIFIIAIQQQLVQTGFFFNYFFRKSTAGNAVIGIVLSGVIGGLISLPGSLLQFFMMMALGWCYALTYLYTQDEKMAMLVGLISAIVGTILI
- a CDS encoding acyltransferase, with translation MKKNNRIFFLDFIRVIAIFLVIFIHVSAIDTTLNIGSGQWQITKILNYFAHISVPMFFMISGALLLNSKKTKSISYTWKQRIPRVVIPFILWSIISPIVVGIYAHSLSATNVLSSIKLMLYQPTSPTLWFMYPLIGVYILSPIIREFVENASKKMLLYTMLIWLITNSLLPSIAVMFPKSNAFTIYPVANFFLVGGFVGYFILGYLMTQINVNKYSNISLIIAMLIFGLSGNFISELVPKIFDAFNGYYVTSIFIPLMSIPAYILLQKWGQNIKSEKVISVFEFLAPLVFGIYLIHNLLILYLEPWFMSILPFGGILSTFIRYIAVASLSTLIIWIISLIPGLNYLLTGTHKKRL
- a CDS encoding elongation factor G — encoded protein: MKHIVTGIVAHVDAGKTTLSESLLFKSGQLRKIGRVDNGDTFLDSDKLEKKRGITIFSHQASLKFGDTQLTLLDTPGHVDFAAQTEQVLDVLDYAILVISATDGIQGYTRTLWRLLKHRNIPVFIFVNKMDANGVNKSEVLKSLQETFHGCIDFDEDLSEESYEEIAMQDDDVLEDFLDSGEVSEDVIREMIKQRKIFPCYFGAALKQDGVDNFLQGIDKWTIESSYQQDFGAKVFKVSHDDKGERLTWLRVTGGVLINKSIIVDEQKANQLRIYNGSKFTTSQEIVSGGICTIPGLVDTFPGQGIGVEKDSGAPEIQPVLNYSLDVNGNDVHECLKSLRQLEDENQQLHVTWSSHLQEIHVQIMGKVQLEILQQEMLDRFNLDIRFGASSILYKETVTKAVEGVGHFEPLRHYAEVHLLLKPNDGKGLIFNSDCDLEVLSKNWQHQVLTNLNAKEQLGVLTGSPLTNMDITLVGGRFSNVHSVGGDFREATWRAVRQGLMELKRSGSCQLLEPWYRFRLEVNATQVGRAMNDIQKMSGSFDTPKSGNIAGNTVLTGIAPVSEMQDYAQEVQAYTHGQGEIEYMVDGYNPCHNTDEVVEKFDYDPVSDLDNTPGSVFCAHGAGYPVKWEDVPNMAHFPYVYTQAQLEKIN
- a CDS encoding HdeD family acid-resistance protein, with product MNYTKRRFDWFGFIIGLISLYAGYLVLWYPLGSLSTIAAIFGVYVILRGIYQLWFGSQMTRFLGVRSGWTVFSSIVDILIGVLFIAHLNFGVMVFIYMFAIWFLIDAIFQLTTSRLYHFFGKKYYIAIVILAILNLIFALILLFNPILAGGVIIFFLAFFFITTGIVEIIEAF